One region of Cerasicoccus sp. TK19100 genomic DNA includes:
- a CDS encoding MFS transporter: protein MSKSNTPPLQPDPGSPQPERTVQEYIDERPIWADGTTTPTTPMTVMQWRIWMLATAGKFFEGMVVFMTGVALPLVTEEFALNASDTGFVTAATLAGILVGASALGGLSDLWGRKRMFILEMIIFTVFLTALCFAPNFIVLVICLFGVGIALGCDYPTAHLVISESIPTVMRGRLVLSAFAFQAVGALAGTLIGLVLLMKDPDVGAWRWMYATAIFPAILVIIGRFYVTDSIHWLVSKGRMEDAEYETHRLLKRHPQYPKHVRLKSPHDDSKPKPKSNYFSLFNKDNRKATILASLPWFLQDLGTYGIGIFTPTILAAMIGARTQENTIKDIIHNDMLASKGSAIMDLLFVFGIIFAILLVDKVGRIKLQIVGFVGCAVGLLLAALSMNPDGSNNMLLLFVGFMLFFFMTNLGPNAMTYLLAGEVFPTHVRGMGAGFAASFAKIGAVLTAFLFPILLAHIGTTMLLYALVVTSLIGAVVTFVFAIETKGLSLESIGQKQTDEEIDREREADADLV, encoded by the coding sequence GTGTCAAAGAGCAACACACCACCTTTGCAGCCCGATCCGGGGTCGCCGCAACCTGAGCGCACCGTTCAGGAGTATATTGACGAACGCCCAATCTGGGCCGACGGCACGACCACGCCCACAACGCCGATGACGGTGATGCAGTGGCGTATCTGGATGTTGGCCACGGCGGGGAAATTCTTCGAGGGCATGGTCGTTTTTATGACGGGCGTGGCGCTGCCGCTGGTCACCGAGGAATTCGCCTTGAATGCCTCGGACACAGGCTTTGTGACGGCGGCGACGCTGGCCGGTATTTTGGTGGGAGCCTCGGCGCTCGGTGGCTTATCTGACCTGTGGGGGCGCAAGCGAATGTTCATCCTGGAGATGATTATCTTTACGGTGTTCCTGACGGCGCTTTGCTTTGCACCCAATTTTATTGTGCTAGTGATTTGCCTGTTCGGCGTTGGCATTGCGCTCGGGTGCGACTACCCGACGGCCCACTTGGTTATTTCGGAAAGTATCCCCACGGTCATGCGCGGTCGGCTGGTGTTGAGTGCATTTGCATTTCAGGCGGTGGGCGCGTTGGCAGGGACGCTGATTGGGCTGGTACTCCTGATGAAGGACCCGGATGTCGGTGCCTGGCGCTGGATGTATGCCACTGCGATTTTTCCGGCGATACTGGTGATCATCGGGCGTTTTTATGTGACGGACAGCATCCACTGGCTGGTGTCCAAGGGCCGGATGGAAGACGCGGAGTATGAGACGCATCGTCTGCTCAAGCGCCATCCGCAATACCCGAAGCATGTCCGGCTCAAAAGCCCTCATGACGACAGCAAACCCAAGCCGAAATCGAACTACTTTTCGCTCTTTAACAAGGATAACCGCAAGGCGACTATCCTGGCCTCATTGCCTTGGTTTTTGCAGGATTTGGGCACCTACGGCATTGGCATTTTTACACCGACGATCCTGGCCGCGATGATCGGTGCCAGGACGCAGGAAAACACGATCAAGGACATCATCCACAACGACATGCTGGCTTCGAAGGGCTCAGCGATCATGGACTTGCTGTTCGTGTTCGGCATTATCTTTGCCATCTTGCTGGTGGACAAGGTTGGCCGGATAAAACTGCAAATCGTGGGCTTTGTGGGCTGCGCGGTTGGTTTGCTGTTGGCGGCGTTGTCAATGAATCCAGACGGCAGTAATAATATGCTGCTGCTCTTCGTGGGCTTCATGCTGTTCTTCTTCATGACGAATCTTGGGCCGAATGCGATGACCTACCTGCTGGCCGGGGAGGTGTTCCCAACGCACGTGCGCGGCATGGGGGCGGGCTTTGCGGCGTCGTTTGCCAAGATTGGTGCGGTGCTCACGGCGTTCTTATTCCCGATTTTATTGGCCCATATCGGTACGACCATGCTGCTTTATGCACTGGTGGTGACATCGCTCATTGGTGCCGTGGTCACCTTTGTTTTTGCCATTGAAACGAAGGGGCTCAGCCTGGAAAGCATTGGGCAAAAGCAAACCGACGAGGAGATCGACCGCGAACGGGAAGCCGATGCGGATCTCGTTTAA
- a CDS encoding UDP-glucose 6-dehydrogenase has protein sequence MNICCIGAGYVGGPTMAMIALKCPEHRVTVVDINEKRIAAWNSDELPVYEPGLDDVVREARGRNLFFSTSVNEAIADADMIFISVNTPTKTYGVGAGKAADLKFIEKCARQIADVAKGNIIVVEKSTLPVRTAESIRRILEGCGGDFTFQVLSNPEFLAEGTAMKDLNEPDRVLIGGEQTPEGEQAAQTLVDVYAHWVPRERILTTNVWSSELSKLTANAFLAQRVSSINAISALCEATEANVDEVARAIGTDSRIGPKFLKSSVGFGGSCFQKDILNLVYLCQHFGLPEVANYWEQVIVMNDYQKSRFVRRLVRTLFNTVSDKKIAILGFAFKKDTNDTRESPAIYVCRDLLEEQANVHIYDPKVKATQIFADLAQAQTHSDGSDNTDVVVEEDAYAACQSAHAVAILTEWDQFKELDWQRIYDNMLKPAFVFDGRNVLDVDALRKIGFEVSGIGRV, from the coding sequence ATGAACATCTGCTGTATTGGAGCCGGTTATGTGGGCGGACCCACGATGGCCATGATCGCACTGAAGTGCCCGGAGCACCGTGTGACCGTGGTCGACATTAATGAGAAGCGCATCGCTGCCTGGAACTCCGATGAGTTGCCCGTTTACGAGCCGGGGCTGGATGATGTTGTGCGTGAAGCGCGCGGGCGTAACCTGTTTTTCTCGACTAGCGTCAATGAGGCGATCGCCGATGCGGACATGATTTTCATTTCCGTCAACACGCCGACGAAAACTTACGGCGTGGGCGCTGGCAAAGCGGCGGACTTGAAGTTCATCGAAAAGTGCGCGCGTCAGATTGCCGACGTGGCCAAGGGCAACATCATCGTGGTGGAAAAATCCACCCTGCCGGTGCGCACTGCCGAATCGATTCGCCGCATTCTGGAAGGCTGTGGCGGCGACTTCACTTTCCAGGTTTTATCCAATCCCGAGTTTCTCGCCGAAGGCACCGCGATGAAAGACCTCAATGAGCCCGACCGTGTGCTCATTGGCGGCGAGCAGACGCCGGAGGGTGAGCAAGCCGCGCAGACGCTGGTCGATGTTTACGCCCATTGGGTGCCTCGCGAGCGAATTCTGACGACCAATGTCTGGTCTTCAGAGCTTTCCAAGCTGACCGCGAATGCCTTTCTGGCGCAGCGCGTTTCGTCGATCAACGCGATCAGCGCACTCTGCGAGGCGACCGAGGCAAATGTGGATGAAGTGGCCCGCGCGATTGGCACCGATAGCCGCATTGGCCCGAAGTTCCTGAAGAGCTCGGTTGGCTTCGGCGGCTCCTGTTTCCAGAAGGATATCCTGAACCTCGTTTACCTGTGCCAGCATTTCGGCCTGCCGGAAGTCGCGAACTATTGGGAGCAGGTCATCGTGATGAACGATTACCAGAAAAGCCGCTTCGTCCGTCGCCTGGTGCGCACGCTTTTTAACACGGTTTCGGACAAGAAGATCGCGATTCTCGGCTTTGCCTTCAAAAAGGACACCAACGACACCCGCGAATCGCCGGCGATCTACGTTTGCCGCGATCTCCTGGAAGAGCAGGCGAATGTCCACATCTACGACCCGAAGGTGAAGGCGACTCAGATTTTCGCCGATCTGGCCCAGGCGCAGACGCATTCCGATGGCTCGGACAATACCGATGTGGTTGTCGAGGAAGACGCCTACGCCGCTTGTCAAAGCGCTCACGCGGTGGCCATTCTCACCGAGTGGGATCAGTTTAAGGAGCTCGATTGGCAGCGCATTTACGATAACATGCTCAAGCCGGCTTTTGTGTTCGACGGGCGTAACGTTCTCGATGTCGACGCTTTGCGAAAAATCGGGTTTGAGGTTTCCGGCATTGGTCGGGTATAA
- the glmS gene encoding glutamine--fructose-6-phosphate transaminase (isomerizing) translates to MCGIVGYIGKQKASAILIEGLKRLEYRGYDSAGVAVINGDGIEVMKKTGRVENVAALVNKRNSSSNIGISHTRWATHGGVTDANAHPHLSCDGRISIVHNGVIENHEALRRFLKQEGMTFSSETDTEVLVNLIAYHYSRETLEGEGIARLIAAVRHSLRLVEGTYGIAVLSPDLPGDIVGARKGSPLCLGIGNGENLLASDVSAFVGRTQNVVYLDDGQICHLTADEFSITTISENEEAIDPVINQIDWKIEQAELGAFSHYMEKEIFEQPTALENAMRGRFSDDESTSKFGGLNIDAREFRHVDRIVFLACGTAWHACLVAEYLIEKYARIPVEVEYASEFRYRNAPLDKNTLVFVISQSGETLDTLEALREAKRKGYRVLGITNGVGSTIARETDGGVYQHSGPEIGVASTKAFTSQVLIAGMLALHLGRMRDLSFSDGREMVKAFRSVPGLVSQVLGQAEKIKEIAAQYTNYDDFLFLGRQSMFPIALEGALKLKEISYIHAEGYPAAEMKHGPIALISEDCPSVVLSPHGDTFSKVLSNIQETRARKGKVIAITSAGKDFPQDGADEVIHIPQAHDCIMPILATIPMQLLAYYIAVNRGCDVDKPRNLAKSVTVE, encoded by the coding sequence ATGTGCGGAATTGTTGGTTACATCGGTAAGCAGAAGGCTAGTGCCATTCTGATTGAAGGGTTAAAGCGTTTGGAATACCGGGGTTACGACTCGGCCGGTGTCGCTGTTATCAACGGCGATGGAATCGAGGTGATGAAGAAAACCGGTCGCGTCGAAAACGTCGCTGCTCTCGTCAACAAGCGCAACTCCAGCTCTAACATCGGGATCAGCCACACTCGCTGGGCAACCCACGGTGGCGTAACAGACGCCAATGCGCACCCGCACTTGTCGTGTGATGGACGCATCTCGATCGTTCACAACGGCGTGATTGAAAATCACGAGGCCCTGCGTCGCTTCCTGAAGCAGGAAGGTATGACTTTCTCCAGTGAGACCGACACCGAAGTGCTCGTCAATCTGATCGCCTACCATTACTCCCGCGAGACGCTGGAGGGTGAGGGCATAGCCCGCCTGATTGCCGCAGTGCGCCATAGCCTTCGTCTCGTCGAGGGCACCTACGGCATCGCCGTTCTTTCCCCGGATTTGCCGGGAGACATCGTGGGCGCGCGCAAAGGTAGCCCGCTCTGCCTGGGCATTGGCAACGGTGAGAATCTGCTCGCCAGTGACGTTTCCGCCTTTGTCGGACGCACGCAAAATGTGGTCTATCTCGATGATGGCCAGATCTGCCACCTGACCGCCGACGAGTTTTCCATCACGACGATTAGCGAGAACGAAGAGGCGATTGACCCCGTCATCAACCAGATTGACTGGAAGATTGAGCAAGCGGAACTCGGTGCCTTCAGCCACTACATGGAGAAGGAAATTTTCGAGCAGCCGACTGCTCTGGAAAACGCCATGCGCGGCCGCTTCTCCGATGATGAATCGACGTCCAAATTTGGTGGCCTGAATATCGACGCCCGCGAATTCCGCCATGTGGATCGCATTGTCTTCCTGGCCTGCGGCACCGCTTGGCACGCCTGCCTGGTGGCGGAGTATCTCATTGAGAAATACGCCCGTATTCCAGTGGAGGTCGAATACGCCAGTGAGTTTCGCTACCGCAATGCGCCGTTGGACAAGAACACGCTGGTCTTCGTGATTAGCCAGTCCGGGGAAACACTCGACACCCTGGAGGCGCTGCGCGAGGCCAAGCGCAAAGGATACCGGGTGCTCGGGATCACCAATGGCGTCGGCTCGACGATTGCCCGCGAGACCGATGGCGGTGTTTACCAGCACTCGGGGCCGGAAATCGGCGTTGCCTCGACTAAGGCATTTACCTCACAGGTGTTGATCGCGGGCATGCTCGCCCTGCATCTGGGCCGCATGCGTGACTTGTCCTTCAGTGATGGCCGCGAGATGGTCAAAGCCTTCCGCAGTGTTCCCGGCCTGGTGAGCCAGGTATTGGGCCAGGCCGAGAAGATCAAAGAAATCGCCGCTCAGTATACGAATTACGACGACTTCCTCTTCCTGGGCCGCCAGTCGATGTTCCCCATCGCGCTGGAAGGCGCGCTCAAGCTCAAGGAAATTTCCTATATTCACGCCGAGGGTTACCCGGCGGCGGAAATGAAGCATGGTCCGATTGCGTTAATCAGCGAAGATTGCCCGAGTGTAGTTCTTTCACCGCACGGTGACACATTCTCCAAGGTGCTTTCCAACATTCAGGAAACCCGTGCGCGGAAGGGCAAGGTCATCGCGATCACCAGCGCTGGTAAGGATTTCCCGCAGGATGGTGCAGACGAAGTGATCCACATTCCACAGGCCCACGACTGCATTATGCCGATTTTGGCGACGATTCCGATGCAGCTCTTGGCATACTATATCGCCGTCAACCGCGGTTGCGATGTGGATAAGCCCCGCAACCTCGCCAAGAGCGTTACCGTGGAATAA
- the rfaD gene encoding ADP-glyceromanno-heptose 6-epimerase yields MAKPKILVTGGAGFIGSALVWALNERGRDDVLVVDYLGQDEKWKNLVPLKFADYLEADDLLELLEDDYLSEIETVLHLGACSATTERDARYLIHNNFEYTKELALWSLANDARFVYASSAATYGDGAHGMDDQLENLHSLRPLNMYGYSKHMFDCFAQREGFLDQIVGLKYFNVFGPNEDHKGDMRSVVHKAFGQISETGGVKLFKSYHPDYEDGGQMRDFLYVKDAVTMTLHLAETKAVGGLFNLGSGQANTWVSLVTPIFEALNLPVNIEFIEMPEQLRGKYQYFTQADTAKLQGSGFGGCQFSLPEAVKDYVANYLAPDKRLGD; encoded by the coding sequence ATGGCTAAACCGAAAATTCTCGTTACCGGCGGCGCTGGTTTTATTGGCAGTGCGCTGGTCTGGGCGCTCAACGAACGCGGGCGCGACGACGTGCTGGTGGTGGATTACCTCGGCCAGGATGAAAAGTGGAAGAACCTCGTGCCACTGAAGTTCGCCGACTACCTGGAGGCGGATGATCTGCTGGAACTGCTGGAGGATGATTACCTGTCTGAAATCGAGACCGTGCTGCATTTGGGGGCCTGCTCGGCCACCACGGAGCGCGATGCCCGCTACCTGATCCACAATAACTTCGAATATACGAAGGAACTCGCACTTTGGTCTTTGGCCAATGATGCGCGCTTTGTCTATGCCTCTTCAGCGGCCACCTACGGGGATGGCGCACACGGGATGGACGACCAGTTGGAGAATTTACACAGCCTGCGGCCGCTCAACATGTATGGCTATTCCAAGCACATGTTTGATTGCTTTGCGCAGCGGGAGGGCTTTCTCGATCAGATTGTCGGCCTGAAGTATTTTAACGTCTTTGGCCCGAACGAGGATCACAAGGGCGATATGCGTAGCGTGGTCCACAAGGCTTTTGGGCAAATATCGGAAACCGGTGGAGTGAAGCTGTTCAAAAGCTATCACCCGGATTACGAAGATGGCGGGCAAATGCGCGACTTCCTTTACGTGAAGGATGCTGTGACGATGACGCTTCATTTGGCCGAGACGAAGGCCGTGGGCGGCCTTTTCAACCTCGGTAGCGGCCAGGCCAATACCTGGGTGTCATTAGTGACGCCGATTTTCGAGGCGCTCAATCTGCCAGTGAATATCGAGTTCATCGAAATGCCCGAGCAACTGCGCGGCAAATACCAATACTTTACGCAAGCGGACACCGCGAAGCTGCAGGGCAGTGGCTTTGGAGGCTGTCAGTTTAGCCTGCCCGAAGCGGTTAAAGACTACGTCGCCAACTACCTGGCCCCAGACAAGCGCCTCGGCGATTAG
- a CDS encoding GbsR/MarR family transcriptional regulator has protein sequence MDEWELSVIETFVHAAQLIGVPKSVGQIYGVLYCREEPLTMDSIMALLGISKGSASMGLKTLRQIGAVKTVFMIGDRRDYYTPELRLRKLVSGFISDQVQPHLDSGVERLNHMDSLLREIPEDRRSFAENRIQSLRSWHNKMTTILPIVRKLL, from the coding sequence ATGGATGAATGGGAGCTATCCGTGATTGAGACGTTTGTTCATGCCGCTCAGCTCATAGGAGTCCCTAAATCGGTGGGCCAGATTTACGGTGTGCTCTACTGCCGTGAAGAGCCGCTTACGATGGATAGCATCATGGCATTGCTTGGCATTAGTAAGGGGTCAGCCAGTATGGGGCTAAAGACCTTACGCCAAATTGGGGCAGTGAAGACGGTTTTCATGATTGGTGACCGCCGCGATTATTACACGCCGGAACTACGGTTGCGTAAATTGGTCTCTGGTTTTATTAGTGACCAAGTGCAGCCTCATCTGGATAGTGGCGTAGAACGCTTGAATCACATGGACTCTCTATTGAGGGAAATTCCGGAAGATCGCCGTTCTTTTGCAGAAAACAGAATCCAGTCGCTGCGTTCCTGGCATAATAAGATGACCACTATCTTGCCAATCGTTCGCAAGCTGCTTTAG
- the gmhA gene encoding D-sedoheptulose 7-phosphate isomerase, with product MSDRTLAQINELVDVVIATRELTPLINDSGACLINALRSGKKILTCGNGGSATDALHLAEEFVGRYKGDRISLPAICLSADVSVLTCIANDYGFDAVFSRAVEGLGQPGDILVGISTSGNSANILAAFSAARAKGMKTILLSGKDGGKALGQCDFELIAPSNTTARIQEIHTLILHCWLEMVEAETWN from the coding sequence ATGAGTGATCGGACATTAGCCCAAATTAACGAACTCGTCGATGTGGTCATCGCCACCCGAGAGCTTACGCCGCTTATCAACGATTCCGGAGCTTGTTTGATCAATGCGCTTAGAAGCGGCAAAAAAATCCTGACTTGCGGTAACGGTGGTAGTGCCACGGATGCGTTGCACTTGGCTGAAGAATTTGTGGGGCGGTATAAGGGAGATCGAATATCTCTACCCGCCATTTGCCTGAGCGCCGATGTCTCAGTGCTCACCTGTATTGCTAATGATTATGGGTTTGACGCGGTATTCTCACGGGCAGTCGAAGGGCTTGGGCAGCCGGGCGATATCTTGGTGGGAATTTCCACCAGTGGGAACTCGGCAAATATACTCGCTGCATTTTCTGCCGCACGTGCTAAGGGGATGAAGACGATCCTGCTTAGTGGCAAAGATGGTGGTAAGGCACTCGGTCAGTGTGATTTTGAACTGATTGCTCCGAGTAATACGACTGCACGCATTCAGGAAATTCACACGCTAATCTTGCACTGCTGGCTTGAGATGGTTGAGGCAGAAACTTGGAATTAA
- a CDS encoding bifunctional heptose 7-phosphate kinase/heptose 1-phosphate adenyltransferase codes for MDLDAIIDKLATVKVLVVGDVMLDHYIWGDATRISPEAPVPVVNVFNDSWSAGGAANVAMNLTSLKASASLAGVYAEDEAGDQLRTIFTQAGVDFSSMHLTASAPTIRKTRVVVQKQQICRIDRESAPAEYAFPGGEKLKQAFSGAHAVILSDYAKGVVTDELLDEVVAICKDSGAALSVDPKPRRRLNYQGAALMTPNRSEALELAEISVGLHDTFPTEAVCQAIYERYQPHRLVVTLGADGMILVEEGKILGRLPTRAQEVFDVSGAGDTVIAVLTASLATGASLVEAAHLANSAAGVVVGKFGAATVSPDELRTAAKLDQGIPLLTV; via the coding sequence ATGGACCTGGACGCAATTATCGATAAGCTCGCCACGGTCAAGGTATTGGTGGTCGGCGACGTCATGCTGGATCACTACATTTGGGGCGACGCGACTCGTATATCCCCAGAGGCACCTGTGCCGGTAGTAAATGTTTTTAATGATTCCTGGTCAGCGGGAGGTGCTGCGAATGTCGCCATGAATTTGACCTCTCTGAAAGCGTCTGCGTCACTGGCTGGCGTTTATGCTGAAGACGAGGCCGGCGATCAGTTGAGAACGATTTTTACACAGGCCGGTGTTGATTTCTCGTCCATGCATTTAACTGCCAGTGCTCCAACCATTCGCAAAACCCGGGTTGTGGTGCAAAAGCAGCAAATCTGCCGTATTGATCGTGAATCGGCCCCAGCCGAGTATGCATTTCCAGGTGGCGAAAAGCTCAAGCAGGCTTTTTCCGGTGCACACGCAGTAATTCTGTCAGACTACGCCAAGGGCGTGGTCACGGATGAGCTGCTGGATGAGGTCGTGGCGATTTGCAAGGACTCCGGGGCTGCTTTATCAGTAGATCCAAAGCCACGTCGCCGCCTGAATTATCAAGGTGCGGCCCTCATGACGCCCAATCGCAGCGAAGCTTTGGAATTAGCAGAAATCTCCGTTGGCTTGCACGACACATTCCCCACTGAGGCTGTTTGCCAGGCAATCTATGAGCGGTATCAACCGCACCGCTTAGTGGTTACATTGGGTGCTGATGGCATGATTTTGGTTGAGGAAGGCAAAATCTTGGGGAGGTTGCCCACGCGCGCGCAGGAAGTTTTTGATGTCTCTGGCGCGGGTGACACCGTTATTGCAGTTCTCACTGCAAGCTTGGCGACTGGAGCAAGCTTGGTTGAGGCGGCTCATTTGGCAAATTCGGCAGCCGGCGTTGTCGTCGGGAAATTCGGAGCCGCGACGGTTTCGCCTGATGAGCTACGTACGGCGGCAAAGCTGGATCAAGGCATCCCGCTCCTTACCGTTTAA